One Lachnospiraceae bacterium C1.1 genomic region harbors:
- a CDS encoding oligosaccharide flippase family protein, whose translation MSSSENKKSAFGGFLSYFYGNFVVLLLGFVQTPLVTRIMSTDEYGRTGMFEKAVSIIYIFAVLGMDQAYIRYYYKEDVNRRALMRSCLMPSLGIVSVLLVFYFIFSARVNEYLFEKNGTDIIILVAAYTLVSVFERFLFLDVRMQQNGVLYSNINITQKILNIAFIFAAWYFLGDDFRVVLYAMTLSWGLTTLYLCIRYLIRLRDPKLSEKDGKTVYPRSELIKYGTPFILVLLMEWLLSSCDMIALKQWSDYSEIGVYEAAMKIMVILLTFKNSFIAFWSPVAMKKYEQESREDSTAFFRNAFDTIRFLSVIAAIGLMIFRRVVVLLLGESYRGADKIIPFLTLMPIFAMMFEVTVQGIKFVKKNMLLNIASAASIAVNIIGNVLLVPRLAGIGAAITTGLSYFIYFVAGSYISEKSWKVGYDYKRTFIDSLILVFMASLAAFSDKFLMSVAAGIVMIAVVFIVERKTVIYIFKTISERMKGG comes from the coding sequence ATGAGCAGTTCGGAAAATAAAAAATCAGCGTTTGGAGGATTTCTAAGCTATTTTTACGGGAACTTTGTTGTTCTTTTGCTTGGCTTTGTCCAGACACCCCTTGTCACAAGAATTATGTCAACCGATGAATATGGCCGGACGGGCATGTTTGAAAAGGCAGTATCGATCATCTATATCTTCGCAGTCCTTGGTATGGATCAGGCTTATATACGCTATTATTACAAAGAAGACGTGAATCGCAGGGCTCTTATGAGATCCTGCCTGATGCCCTCGCTCGGCATAGTCAGCGTTCTTCTTGTTTTTTACTTTATTTTCAGCGCGAGAGTGAATGAGTATCTTTTTGAAAAGAATGGTACGGATATAATCATATTAGTCGCAGCCTACACGCTGGTATCGGTATTTGAGCGCTTTTTATTTCTGGATGTAAGAATGCAGCAGAACGGCGTTTTATATTCAAATATAAATATAACGCAGAAAATATTGAATATTGCTTTTATTTTTGCTGCCTGGTACTTTTTGGGAGATGATTTCAGGGTGGTGCTCTATGCAATGACTTTGTCATGGGGACTTACCACACTCTATCTCTGCATACGTTATTTAATAAGGCTCAGAGACCCAAAGCTGTCAGAGAAAGACGGAAAAACTGTTTATCCGCGTTCTGAGCTGATAAAATATGGCACGCCTTTTATCCTCGTACTTTTGATGGAATGGCTTTTGTCTTCCTGTGATATGATAGCCCTTAAACAGTGGTCTGATTATTCAGAGATCGGCGTATACGAAGCTGCCATGAAAATCATGGTGATCCTTCTGACCTTTAAGAACTCTTTTATTGCCTTCTGGTCACCGGTAGCCATGAAAAAATATGAACAGGAGAGCAGAGAGGATTCAACAGCATTTTTCAGAAATGCCTTTGATACAATAAGGTTTTTATCTGTAATTGCAGCTATCGGACTGATGATATTCCGTCGTGTTGTAGTACTTCTTTTAGGAGAGAGTTACAGAGGTGCGGATAAGATAATACCATTCCTCACCCTAATGCCGATCTTTGCCATGATGTTTGAGGTTACGGTGCAGGGAATAAAATTCGTAAAGAAAAATATGCTCTTAAATATAGCATCGGCGGCATCCATAGCCGTAAACATCATTGGAAATGTTCTTTTAGTACCCAGGCTTGCAGGTATTGGAGCGGCGATAACAACGGGACTTTCTTATTTTATATATTTTGTGGCAGGCTCTTATATTTCAGAAAAAAGCTGGAAGGTCGGCTATGATTATAAAAGAACCTTTATTGACAGTCTGATACTCGTTTTCATGGCATCTTTGGCGGCATTCAGCGATAAATTCCTTATGTCGGTTGCTGCGGGAATTGTCATGATAGCAGTAGTTTTTATTGTAGAAAGAAAAACTGTTATATATATTTTCAAGACAATATCTGAAAGGATGAAAGGAGGCTGA
- a CDS encoding diguanylate cyclase: MKQFQFEVFDLNKLEEQFGELTEYLNSHERSALLFHIYTGINDEEKILSLRDYLKEKYIGSHIVGCLSNGEIFEGHLTDPEMVVTAWVFETTRVKVKNYALPLDGEEETAKKIIKDSEADDLKGIELLLVKGTAYHYKLLLALEELDESVKIFGGASKGHSMDDEFGCSFSDEGSVIRDAVTVVFYYGSELNIDLQYSLGWQALGHELTVTGLKNKTLEKLDNITATEVYSHYLGIKMDENFFLNVIEFPLILKRDGITLLREPFNETAANGVRMVSDLFEGEKVRIAYADPENIVAETDKACQRTSDFAPEAIMIFSCAARKHFWSYFVNKEMEPFQKLAGCSGFFSGGEIIRIGRKVIEQNVCLVAVGIREGEKKNLPKEEVHVDKSMLHGQLSILRRLATFARATTEELERANEKLREYAIIDELTKVYNRRELERKLIETLYHAVQNETPASFIMLDIDFFKGINDRYGHDTGDIVLRKVAGILKSHAGSLRTPEGDAVVGRFGGEEFIIILPGKNISEAKEVAESIRMDIAEYEFPKKIRVTASLGVTSVNEEDRKRRDSMTISKRVDEALYTAKNDGRNCVRIK, encoded by the coding sequence ATGAAGCAGTTTCAGTTTGAAGTATTTGACTTGAATAAACTCGAAGAACAATTCGGGGAATTAACAGAATATCTGAACAGCCATGAAAGATCAGCCCTTTTATTCCATATTTACACCGGGATAAATGATGAAGAGAAAATACTGAGCTTAAGAGATTATTTAAAAGAAAAATATATAGGATCGCATATTGTGGGATGTCTTTCAAATGGTGAAATATTTGAAGGGCACCTTACGGACCCGGAGATGGTTGTAACCGCCTGGGTATTTGAGACAACAAGGGTAAAGGTGAAGAATTATGCTCTCCCGCTGGATGGAGAAGAGGAAACAGCTAAGAAAATAATAAAAGACAGTGAGGCAGATGATCTTAAGGGAATAGAGCTTCTTCTTGTTAAGGGAACGGCATATCATTATAAACTCCTGCTGGCACTTGAAGAGCTGGACGAGAGCGTGAAGATTTTTGGCGGAGCATCCAAGGGACACAGCATGGATGATGAATTTGGCTGTTCATTTTCGGATGAAGGGTCTGTTATCAGAGATGCTGTTACCGTTGTTTTTTATTATGGCTCAGAGCTGAATATCGATCTTCAGTACTCACTTGGATGGCAGGCACTCGGACATGAACTTACGGTTACCGGTCTTAAGAATAAAACCCTTGAGAAGCTTGACAACATTACAGCAACAGAAGTATACAGTCATTATCTCGGCATAAAAATGGATGAGAACTTCTTTTTGAATGTTATCGAATTTCCGCTGATCCTAAAAAGAGACGGAATAACACTTCTTCGTGAGCCATTTAACGAAACGGCTGCAAATGGAGTCAGGATGGTGTCAGACCTCTTTGAAGGCGAGAAGGTCAGGATAGCTTATGCAGACCCTGAAAATATCGTTGCAGAAACAGATAAGGCCTGTCAGAGGACAAGTGATTTTGCGCCGGAGGCAATTATGATCTTTTCCTGTGCTGCCAGAAAGCATTTCTGGTCTTATTTTGTAAATAAGGAAATGGAACCTTTTCAGAAACTGGCAGGATGCTCCGGATTTTTTTCGGGAGGAGAAATAATAAGGATCGGCAGGAAAGTAATAGAACAGAATGTATGTCTCGTTGCAGTAGGTATTCGTGAAGGAGAAAAGAAAAATCTTCCAAAAGAAGAGGTGCATGTGGATAAGAGTATGCTTCATGGCCAGCTTTCTATTTTGCGCCGTCTTGCAACCTTTGCCAGGGCAACTACGGAAGAACTTGAAAGGGCAAATGAAAAGCTCAGAGAATATGCGATAATAGACGAGCTCACAAAAGTCTACAACAGACGTGAACTTGAAAGAAAGCTGATAGAGACCCTTTACCATGCGGTACAGAATGAAACTCCGGCATCGTTTATTATGCTGGATATAGATTTCTTCAAGGGGATTAATGACAGATACGGGCATGATACGGGTGATATTGTTTTAAGGAAGGTGGCAGGTATCCTCAAAAGTCATGCCGGCTCGCTCAGGACACCAGAAGGCGATGCTGTAGTAGGAAGATTCGGAGGAGAGGAGTTCATAATAATCCTTCCCGGAAAAAACATATCCGAAGCGAAGGAAGTGGCTGAATCAATCCGAATGGATATAGCAGAATATGAATTTCCTAAAAAAATTCGTGTAACCGCGAGCCTGGGTGTAACCTCCGTTAATGAAGAGGACAGAAAAAGAAGAGATTCAATGACCATATCAAAGAGGGTAGATGAAGCACTCTATACAGCCAAAAATGATGGACGTAACTGCGTGAGGATCAAATAA
- the htpG gene encoding molecular chaperone HtpG, with protein MENKHGSLSISSENIFPIIKKWMYSDQDIFIRELVSNACDAITKLKKLEVIGEYTAPAEETDGSEGAGLKGRVDVIVDNKAKTLKFIDNGIGMTAEEVDKYINQIAFSGATDFISKYKDKSDSDQIIGHFGLGFYSAFMVADKVTIDTLSHEEGASAVHWECEGAGTEFDMKDGDRSKVGTEITLYLNEDCLKYCNEYAVREVLDKYCAFMPTEIYLTDVNAEPPKPTKDKDGNEVPPEAPKPINDIHPLWAKTPKDCTDEEYKDFYRKVFHDYREPLFWIHLNMDYPFNLKGILYFPKINIEYESIEGVIKLYNNQVFIADNIKEVIPEFLMLLKGVIDCPDLPLNVSRSALQNDGFVTKISDYITKKVAEKLSGMCKTDKENYEKYWEDISPFVKYGYLRNQKFAEKINDYILFKDINDKFLTLPECLDVKPTEEAEVTDAETGEKVEAEVVDEKKDENAEGENKEEKKEHVIYYVTDVKQQGQYINMFKSAGMTAVVLRNNIDTPFMQQLEMKNEGVKFKRIDADVTESMKSEESEEETKSFKEKAESIQKVLRDTLKKEKLEVSIQKLKDEGIASMITLSEETRRMQDMMKMYAMGGAMGDDPMADDGQTLILNATHPLVKKVMDAPEDEQSKLISEQLYDLAMLANKQLAPAEMTAFINRSNDIMMQLAGLK; from the coding sequence ATGGAAAATAAACATGGAAGTCTTTCAATAAGCAGTGAAAATATCTTTCCGATAATTAAAAAATGGATGTATTCTGATCAGGATATATTCATCCGTGAGCTTGTATCGAATGCCTGTGATGCTATCACAAAGCTTAAAAAACTCGAAGTTATCGGTGAATATACAGCACCTGCAGAGGAGACAGACGGCAGTGAAGGTGCCGGATTAAAGGGAAGAGTTGATGTTATTGTTGATAATAAGGCAAAGACTCTTAAATTTATAGATAACGGAATCGGTATGACTGCCGAGGAAGTAGATAAATATATCAATCAGATTGCATTTTCAGGTGCAACTGATTTCATCAGTAAATATAAGGATAAGTCAGATTCAGACCAGATCATCGGTCATTTCGGACTTGGATTCTATTCTGCATTCATGGTTGCTGATAAGGTAACGATAGATACACTTTCCCATGAGGAAGGCGCTTCAGCAGTTCACTGGGAATGCGAAGGAGCCGGTACTGAATTTGACATGAAAGACGGCGACCGCAGCAAGGTTGGTACAGAGATAACACTTTACCTCAACGAGGACTGCCTGAAATACTGTAATGAATATGCAGTAAGGGAAGTTCTTGATAAATACTGCGCATTCATGCCTACAGAGATCTATCTTACAGATGTAAATGCCGAGCCGCCCAAGCCGACTAAGGATAAGGACGGAAATGAGGTTCCGCCTGAAGCTCCGAAGCCGATAAATGATATTCATCCTCTTTGGGCGAAGACACCTAAAGACTGCACAGATGAGGAATATAAGGACTTCTACAGAAAAGTTTTCCATGATTACAGAGAGCCTCTTTTCTGGATACATTTGAATATGGACTATCCTTTCAATCTGAAGGGTATCCTTTACTTCCCGAAGATCAATATTGAATATGAATCTATCGAGGGTGTTATCAAGCTTTACAATAACCAGGTATTCATTGCAGATAATATCAAAGAAGTAATACCGGAATTCCTGATGCTCCTTAAAGGTGTTATAGATTGTCCTGATCTTCCGCTTAATGTTTCAAGAAGTGCACTTCAGAATGATGGCTTTGTAACAAAGATTTCCGATTACATCACAAAGAAGGTTGCAGAGAAGCTTTCCGGTATGTGCAAGACGGATAAGGAAAATTACGAGAAATACTGGGAGGACATTTCCCCATTCGTTAAATACGGCTATTTAAGAAATCAGAAGTTCGCAGAAAAGATCAATGATTATATACTCTTCAAGGATATCAATGATAAATTCCTTACACTTCCTGAGTGTCTTGATGTAAAACCTACAGAAGAGGCTGAGGTAACTGATGCCGAGACAGGCGAAAAGGTTGAGGCAGAGGTTGTTGACGAGAAGAAGGATGAGAATGCTGAAGGCGAAAATAAGGAAGAAAAGAAAGAGCATGTTATTTACTATGTAACTGATGTAAAACAGCAGGGACAGTATATAAATATGTTTAAATCAGCCGGCATGACAGCAGTAGTTTTAAGAAACAACATAGATACTCCTTTCATGCAGCAGCTTGAGATGAAGAACGAAGGTGTAAAATTCAAGAGAATTGATGCTGACGTTACCGAATCAATGAAGAGCGAAGAGTCTGAGGAAGAGACAAAGAGCTTCAAGGAAAAGGCAGAGAGCATCCAGAAGGTGCTGAGGGATACCTTAAAGAAGGAAAAGCTTGAAGTAAGCATTCAGAAGCTCAAGGACGAAGGAATTGCTTCTATGATAACCTTATCTGAAGAGACACGTCGTATGCAGGATATGATGAAGATGTATGCAATGGGCGGTGCAATGGGAGACGATCCGATGGCTGATGATGGACAGACACTTATACTCAATGCAACACATCCCCTTGTAAAGAAGGTCATGGATGCACCTGAGGATGAGCAGTCAAAGCTTATTTCGGAGCAGCTCTACGATCTGGCAATGCTCGCAAACAAGCAGCTTGCACCGGCAGAGATGACAGCATTTATCAATAGAAGCAATGATATAATGATGCAGCTTGCAGGATTGAAATAA